A window of the Deinococcus gobiensis I-0 genome harbors these coding sequences:
- a CDS encoding ABC transporter permease, giving the protein MNTYVLKRLVQIIPTFLAVMLLVFLLVRLLPGDPASAVLGDRATAEIVERTNRELGLDRPLPVQFGLFVQRLLQGDLGDSISLKVPVLRLIAERLPVTLFLSVYAAVLGVLLAVPLAVLAAVRRNTWVDALIRGVFQVGLSLPVFYVALQLLTLLGARLGWFPIGGYGEGFTGHLYHLFLPALTLGLNLAAVLVRTLRNSVIEVLTAEYVSFARAKGLRGRVIMTRHVLRNALIATVTLLGLNIGGLIGGAVITESVFAIPGVGRLMVDAIFGRDYPVIQGLTLTFAVVVSLVFLVTDLIHSRLDPRVELN; this is encoded by the coding sequence ATGAATACCTACGTCCTGAAACGTCTCGTGCAGATCATTCCTACCTTTCTGGCCGTCATGCTGCTGGTCTTCCTGCTCGTGCGGCTGCTGCCCGGCGACCCCGCGAGCGCGGTGCTGGGCGACCGGGCCACGGCGGAGATCGTGGAGCGCACCAACCGCGAACTGGGCCTGGATCGCCCGCTGCCGGTGCAGTTCGGCCTGTTCGTGCAGCGTCTCCTTCAGGGCGACCTGGGCGACAGCATCAGCCTCAAGGTGCCGGTGCTGCGCCTGATCGCCGAGCGCCTGCCCGTCACCCTGTTCCTGAGCGTCTACGCCGCCGTGCTGGGCGTGCTGCTCGCCGTACCGCTGGCCGTGCTGGCCGCCGTGCGCCGCAACACCTGGGTGGACGCCCTGATCCGGGGCGTGTTCCAGGTGGGGCTGTCGCTGCCGGTGTTCTACGTGGCGCTGCAACTGCTCACGCTGCTGGGCGCGCGCCTGGGCTGGTTTCCCATCGGCGGTTACGGCGAGGGCTTCACGGGGCACCTCTACCACCTGTTCCTGCCCGCGCTGACGCTGGGCCTGAACCTCGCGGCCGTCCTCGTGCGCACCCTGCGCAACTCGGTGATCGAGGTGCTCACGGCCGAGTACGTCTCCTTCGCGCGGGCCAAGGGACTGCGCGGGCGCGTGATCATGACGCGCCACGTGCTGCGCAACGCCCTGATCGCCACCGTCACCCTGCTGGGCCTGAACATCGGCGGCCTGATCGGCGGAGCCGTGATCACCGAGAGCGTGTTCGCCATTCCCGGCGTGGGCCGCCTGATGGTGGACGCCATCTTCGGCCGCGACTACCCGGTCATCCAGGGCCTGACCCTGACCTTCGCCGTGGTGGTGTCGCTGGTCTTTCTGGTCACCGACCTGATCCATTCCCGCCTCGACCCGCGCGTGGAGCTGAACTGA
- a CDS encoding ABC transporter permease, translated as MTTATLTPVAAPRRRRWPKPTLLVGLALLAVLILAAVFPARLAPFSPTDFDYEAILQGPSARHPFGTDNFGRDVLSRVIYGTRIDLQIAVFTTLFPFVFGTLLGALTGYLGRWADALVGRVADLVVVFPFLVLVIAIVAVLGPGLTNMYVAVSAVGWVSYWRLTRGEVMTQKKAEYAQAGRVLGYSPSRILLRHLLPNAVTPAIVYLMTDMSLGILLGASLGYLGLGAQPPTPEWGVMVADGKNFMATAWWISTFPGLALTLAGVTFSLIGDGLADALRPRA; from the coding sequence TTGACCACCGCGACCCTGACCCCCGTGGCCGCGCCCCGGCGGCGGCGCTGGCCCAAGCCCACGCTGCTCGTCGGCCTCGCGCTGCTGGCCGTGCTGATTCTGGCGGCCGTCTTCCCGGCCCGTCTCGCCCCTTTCAGCCCCACCGACTTCGACTACGAGGCCATCTTGCAGGGGCCCTCGGCCCGCCATCCCTTCGGCACCGACAATTTCGGGCGCGACGTGCTGAGCCGCGTGATCTACGGCACGCGCATCGACCTCCAGATCGCCGTGTTCACCACCCTCTTCCCGTTCGTCTTCGGCACGCTGCTCGGGGCCCTGACGGGCTACCTGGGGCGCTGGGCCGACGCGCTGGTGGGGCGCGTCGCGGACCTCGTGGTGGTGTTTCCCTTCCTGGTGCTGGTCATCGCCATCGTGGCGGTGCTCGGGCCGGGCCTGACGAACATGTACGTCGCGGTGAGCGCGGTCGGCTGGGTGAGCTACTGGCGCCTGACGCGCGGCGAGGTCATGACCCAGAAGAAGGCCGAGTACGCCCAGGCGGGCCGGGTGCTGGGCTACAGCCCCAGCCGCATCCTGCTGCGCCACCTGCTGCCCAACGCGGTCACGCCCGCCATCGTGTATCTCATGACCGATATGAGCCTGGGCATCCTGCTGGGGGCCTCGCTGGGCTACCTGGGCCTGGGCGCGCAGCCCCCCACCCCCGAGTGGGGCGTGATGGTCGCCGACGGCAAGAACTTCATGGCGACCGCGTGGTGGATCAGCACCTTTCCGGGGCTGGCCCTGACGCTGGCGGGCGTGACCTTCAGCCTGATCGGTGACGGCCTGGCCGACGCCCTGAGGCCCCGCGCATGA
- a CDS encoding ABC transporter ATP-binding protein → MTAPLLSVRDLNVRIPTPGGTLHAVRGVSFDVQPGEVLGIVGESGSGKSVTLRALLRLHAPPIQVTGEVGYGGENLLTLPPSRLRGVRGGQISMIFQEPMSALNPVLSVGEQITENLAEHRGLRGRAAQDRAAELLDLTGIPSPRARLRDYPHQFSGGMRQRAMIAIALASEPKLLLADEPTTALDVTIQDQILRLLLRLREEMHMGVILVTHDLGVIAQTCDRVAVMYGGRLMETAPVTALFRQPRHAYALGLLRSLPGGGAHRVPLQPIPGGPPDLRVPPTACAFAPRCAYVTPACLVAEPPLLEIAPGRASACVHAAELPGPQEPQTAPTSMPARQVGA, encoded by the coding sequence ATGACCGCGCCCCTCCTGAGTGTCCGCGACCTGAACGTGCGTATTCCCACGCCGGGGGGCACGCTGCACGCGGTACGCGGCGTGAGTTTCGACGTGCAGCCCGGCGAGGTGCTGGGTATCGTGGGCGAGAGCGGCAGCGGCAAGAGCGTGACCCTGCGCGCCCTGCTGCGCCTCCATGCGCCGCCCATCCAGGTGACGGGCGAGGTCGGCTACGGCGGCGAGAACCTGCTCACGCTGCCCCCGTCGCGGCTGCGTGGCGTGCGCGGCGGCCAGATCAGCATGATCTTCCAGGAACCCATGAGCGCCCTGAACCCGGTCCTGAGCGTGGGCGAGCAGATCACCGAGAACCTCGCCGAGCACCGGGGCCTGCGGGGCCGCGCCGCCCAGGACCGCGCCGCCGAGCTGCTCGACCTCACCGGCATTCCCAGCCCGCGCGCCCGCCTGCGCGACTACCCGCACCAGTTCTCGGGCGGGATGCGCCAGCGCGCCATGATCGCCATCGCGCTCGCCTCCGAGCCCAAGCTGCTGCTGGCCGACGAACCGACGACCGCGCTCGACGTGACCATCCAGGACCAGATTCTGAGATTGCTGCTGCGGCTGCGCGAGGAGATGCACATGGGGGTCATCCTGGTGACGCACGACCTCGGGGTCATCGCGCAGACCTGCGACCGCGTGGCCGTCATGTACGGCGGCCGGCTGATGGAGACCGCGCCCGTCACGGCGCTGTTCCGGCAGCCCCGGCACGCCTACGCGCTGGGGCTGCTGCGCAGCCTGCCGGGCGGCGGCGCGCACCGCGTGCCCCTCCAGCCCATTCCCGGCGGGCCGCCCGACCTGCGCGTGCCCCCAACGGCCTGCGCCTTCGCGCCGCGCTGCGCGTATGTCACGCCCGCGTGCCTGGTCGCCGAACCGCCGCTGCTGGAGATTGCGCCCGGCCGTGCCAGCGCCTGCGTTCACGCCGCCGAGCTGCCCGGCCCGCAGGAGCCGCAGACCGCGCCTACGTCTATGCCTGCCCGGCAGGTGGGCGCATGA
- a CDS encoding ABC transporter ATP-binding protein encodes MQVRGLTKTFPVATSLLERWRGGPRRAVQALTDVHLSVRRGETLGIVGESGCGKSTLARCLVRLYDPDEGSVRYGGEEVTALRGAALRAYNRRVQMIFQDPYSSLNPRMSVGQVLREALSVHRMRPPAEQEARVQELLTLVGLPQSAAGRLPHEFSGGQRQRIGIARALALEPECLIADELVSALDVSVQAQVVNLLLELQERLDLTVLFVAHDLRLVQHLSHRVAVMYLGRVVEVADTAQVFGAPRHPYTQALLAAAPSLDPARRTAAPALQGELPSPLNIPSGCAFRTRCPQAFARCAEERPALQPLPEGGEVACHLYSPVTSGAAPGQLDKVTP; translated from the coding sequence ATGCAGGTGCGCGGCCTGACCAAGACCTTCCCGGTGGCGACCTCGCTGCTGGAACGCTGGCGGGGCGGCCCCCGGCGCGCGGTGCAGGCCCTGACCGACGTGCACCTGAGCGTGCGCCGGGGCGAGACGCTGGGCATCGTGGGCGAGAGCGGCTGCGGCAAGTCCACCCTGGCGCGCTGCCTCGTGCGGCTGTACGACCCCGACGAGGGCTCGGTGCGCTACGGCGGCGAGGAGGTCACGGCGCTGCGCGGCGCGGCGCTGCGGGCCTACAACCGCCGCGTGCAGATGATCTTTCAGGACCCCTATTCCAGCCTCAACCCGCGCATGTCGGTGGGGCAGGTGCTGCGCGAGGCCCTGAGCGTGCACCGCATGCGCCCGCCCGCCGAGCAGGAGGCCCGCGTGCAGGAACTCTTGACGCTGGTGGGGTTGCCGCAGAGCGCCGCCGGCCGCCTGCCGCACGAGTTCTCGGGCGGGCAGCGCCAGCGCATCGGCATCGCGCGCGCCCTGGCGCTGGAACCCGAGTGCCTGATCGCCGACGAACTCGTCTCGGCCCTCGACGTGAGCGTGCAGGCCCAGGTCGTCAACCTGCTGCTCGAACTCCAGGAGCGGCTGGACCTCACGGTGCTGTTCGTCGCGCACGACCTGCGGCTCGTGCAGCACCTCTCGCACCGCGTCGCCGTGATGTACCTGGGCCGCGTGGTCGAGGTGGCCGACACCGCGCAGGTCTTCGGCGCGCCCCGGCACCCCTACACGCAGGCGCTGCTGGCGGCCGCCCCCTCGCTCGACCCCGCCCGGCGCACGGCCGCGCCCGCCCTCCAGGGCGAGCTGCCCAGCCCGCTGAACATTCCCAGCGGCTGCGCCTTCCGCACGCGCTGCCCGCAGGCCTTCGCGCGCTGCGCCGAGGAGCGCCCGGCCCTGCAACCCCTGCCGGAAGGCGGCGAGGTGGCCTGTCACCTTTACAGTCCGGTCACCTCCGGGGCGGCTCCGGGACAGCTGGATAAGGTAACGCCATGA
- a CDS encoding GntR family transcriptional regulator, giving the protein MTSASPAPVHVPAPLPWPLVIDRSLDIPVGTQLRGQLEYGIACGEIARGTRLPSVRDLSQALGVAHVTVAQVYKELLGLGLIVTSRGRGTYVADLPRVPSGPDQARLRALLAGTIRQAEAEGYTLRQIGEVMQVLLARGGQAAPEGVKVVLVGLFADATHAYAADLALALRPEDRVQALTLDDLRWPEQQRAAYGADVVLALAHRLPQTQARLPGVSIVPVGFIPAPATRAALAALSPLDRLTLVATFEEFLPTFLAGVKRFAPHVAGVQGTHLHAPELPELLAAADVVVYATGSDRVRALAPTKPALEYRHMIDPRDVEGLVLPAAEARRKDKENP; this is encoded by the coding sequence ATGACTTCCGCCAGCCCCGCGCCTGTTCACGTGCCCGCCCCCCTGCCCTGGCCCCTGGTCATCGACCGCAGCCTCGACATTCCCGTGGGCACGCAGCTGCGCGGCCAGCTGGAATACGGCATCGCCTGCGGCGAGATCGCGCGCGGCACCCGGCTGCCCAGCGTGCGCGACCTCTCGCAGGCGCTGGGGGTGGCCCACGTCACGGTGGCGCAGGTCTACAAGGAACTGCTTGGCCTGGGGCTGATCGTCACGTCGCGCGGGCGCGGCACCTACGTCGCGGACCTGCCGCGCGTGCCCAGCGGCCCGGACCAGGCCCGGCTGCGCGCCCTGCTGGCCGGGACCATCCGGCAGGCCGAGGCCGAGGGCTACACGCTGCGGCAGATCGGCGAGGTCATGCAGGTGCTGCTGGCGCGCGGCGGCCAGGCCGCCCCCGAGGGGGTCAAGGTGGTGCTGGTGGGCCTGTTCGCCGACGCCACGCACGCCTACGCCGCCGACCTCGCGCTGGCCCTGCGCCCAGAGGACCGTGTCCAGGCCCTGACCCTGGACGACCTGCGCTGGCCCGAGCAGCAGCGCGCGGCCTACGGAGCCGACGTGGTGCTGGCCCTGGCCCACCGCCTGCCGCAGACCCAGGCCCGGCTGCCCGGCGTGTCCATCGTGCCGGTGGGCTTCATCCCCGCGCCGGCGACCCGCGCCGCCCTGGCCGCCCTGAGTCCGCTCGACCGGCTGACCCTGGTCGCCACCTTCGAGGAATTCCTGCCGACCTTCCTGGCCGGGGTCAAACGCTTCGCGCCGCACGTGGCCGGGGTGCAGGGCACGCACCTGCATGCCCCCGAACTGCCCGAGCTGCTGGCCGCCGCCGACGTGGTGGTGTACGCCACCGGGTCGGACCGCGTCCGGGCGCTGGCCCCCACCAAACCCGCCCTGGAATACCGCCACATGATCGACCCGCGCGACGTGGAGGGCCTCGTGCTGCCCGCCGCCGAGGCGCGGCGCAAGGACAAGGAGAATCCATGA
- a CDS encoding creatininase family protein, producing the protein MNWMQVEAYLKTDDRCVLPLGSTEQHAYLSLAVDNILPSRLAHEAAAPLGVPVFPVQPYGITPYFRGYPGSVTLRVQTYLSLVRDVLDSLHEQGFRRILIVNGHGGNSPAQGFCGEWMADHPGAQVKFHNWWNAPRVWAKVQATDRNASHASWMENFPWTRLEGVAMPDGEKDALDLDRLRLLSPQALRSYLGEGNYGGRFQRPDEDMHAIWAEAVGETRALLEGGWLDGQPDRGERQ; encoded by the coding sequence ATGAACTGGATGCAGGTCGAAGCGTACCTGAAGACCGACGACCGCTGCGTCCTGCCGCTGGGCAGCACCGAGCAGCACGCCTACCTCAGCCTCGCGGTGGACAACATCCTGCCCTCGCGGCTGGCGCACGAGGCCGCCGCGCCGCTGGGCGTGCCGGTCTTTCCGGTACAGCCCTACGGCATCACGCCGTATTTCCGGGGCTATCCGGGCAGCGTGACCCTGCGGGTGCAGACCTACCTGTCGCTCGTGCGCGACGTGCTCGACAGCCTGCACGAGCAGGGCTTCCGGCGCATCCTGATCGTGAACGGGCACGGCGGCAACTCGCCCGCACAGGGGTTTTGCGGCGAGTGGATGGCCGACCACCCCGGCGCGCAGGTCAAGTTCCACAACTGGTGGAACGCCCCGCGCGTGTGGGCGAAGGTGCAGGCCACCGACCGCAACGCCAGCCACGCCTCCTGGATGGAGAATTTTCCCTGGACCCGCCTGGAGGGCGTCGCCATGCCGGACGGGGAAAAGGACGCGCTGGACCTCGACCGGCTGCGGCTGCTCTCGCCACAGGCCCTGCGCTCCTATCTGGGCGAGGGCAACTACGGCGGGCGGTTCCAGCGCCCCGACGAGGACATGCACGCCATCTGGGCCGAGGCGGTGGGGGAAACCCGCGCGCTGCTGGAAGGCGGCTGGCTGGACGGCCAACCGGACCGGGGAGAGCGACAATGA
- a CDS encoding ketopantoate reductase family protein: MTAQPEYPRVLIWGAGAIGGSIGAYLARAGTDVTFVDQAADHVEAIRERGLSVTGPFGDFTVQAPAFTPGEVRGTWPLVLLCTKAQDTRAAAGALAPHLDPDGVVVSVQNGLNTLTLDEVLGPERVLGSFVNFGADYLEPGVVLYGGRGAVVVGEPSGGLSARSAQVHALLRAFEPEAVHTPNIMGYLWSKLGYGALLFATALTNDSIADALARPEDRDTYTELGREVMRVALAHGVTPEAFNGFDPSAFLPQASRAQAQASLDELVAFNRRSAKTHSGIWRDLAVRRRRTEVDSQLGWVVHFGALHGVPTPLTTRLVALIHDIEEGRRPLDRANLAELGQARTPAGEGA, from the coding sequence ATGACCGCGCAGCCTGAATACCCGCGCGTCCTGATCTGGGGGGCCGGGGCCATCGGCGGCAGCATCGGGGCATATCTGGCCCGCGCCGGGACGGACGTGACCTTCGTGGATCAGGCGGCCGACCACGTGGAGGCCATCCGCGAACGCGGTCTGAGCGTCACCGGCCCTTTCGGGGACTTCACGGTCCAGGCCCCGGCGTTCACCCCCGGCGAGGTGCGCGGGACCTGGCCGCTGGTCCTGCTGTGCACCAAGGCGCAGGACACCCGCGCGGCGGCCGGAGCGCTGGCCCCGCACCTGGACCCGGACGGCGTGGTCGTGTCGGTCCAGAACGGCCTGAACACCCTGACCCTGGACGAGGTGCTGGGGCCGGAGCGGGTGCTGGGCAGCTTCGTGAATTTCGGCGCCGACTACCTGGAGCCGGGGGTCGTGCTGTACGGCGGGCGCGGCGCGGTGGTCGTCGGGGAGCCGTCGGGCGGCCTGAGCGCGCGCTCGGCGCAGGTCCACGCCCTGCTGCGGGCGTTCGAGCCGGAGGCCGTGCATACCCCCAACATCATGGGTTACCTCTGGAGCAAGCTGGGGTACGGCGCGCTGCTGTTCGCCACCGCCCTGACCAACGACTCCATCGCCGACGCCCTGGCCCGCCCCGAGGACCGCGACACCTACACCGAACTGGGCCGCGAGGTCATGCGGGTGGCGCTGGCGCACGGCGTGACGCCCGAGGCCTTCAACGGCTTCGACCCGTCCGCCTTCCTGCCCCAGGCCAGCCGCGCGCAGGCGCAGGCGAGCCTCGACGAACTGGTCGCCTTCAACCGCCGCAGCGCCAAGACGCACAGCGGCATCTGGCGCGACCTCGCGGTGCGGCGGCGGCGCACGGAGGTGGATTCGCAGCTCGGCTGGGTGGTGCATTTCGGGGCGTTGCACGGGGTCCCGACCCCCCTGACCACCCGACTCGTCGCCCTGATCCACGACATCGAGGAGGGCCGCCGCCCCCTGGACCGGGCCAACCTGGCCGAGCTGGGGCAGGCCCGGACCCCTGCCGGGGAGGGCGCGTGA
- a CDS encoding SDR family NAD(P)-dependent oxidoreductase, whose product MNVTFGGRTALVTGAAHGFGRAIALAFAARGAAVYACDVLEERLAETAALAQAQGTPLQVARVDVTDRAAVQALAARAVQETGRVDIVVNNAGGVLGQVGRPLEEITEADWQAIFRVNVDGAFYMAQAAAPHMKRQGWGRVVNISSGAGLGVSLTGIQAYASAKAAQIGLTRQLAHELGEWGITVNNVAPGFVRSNPTTERQWESYGEEGQRRLLSGIALKRLGSPEDIAHAVLFFASEQAGWITGQVLSVDGGR is encoded by the coding sequence GTGAACGTCACGTTCGGCGGGCGCACCGCCCTGGTCACGGGCGCGGCGCACGGTTTCGGGCGGGCCATCGCGCTGGCCTTCGCCGCGCGCGGGGCCGCCGTCTACGCCTGCGACGTGCTCGAAGAGCGGCTAGCCGAGACCGCCGCCCTGGCGCAGGCGCAGGGCACGCCCCTGCAGGTGGCCCGCGTGGACGTGACCGACCGCGCCGCCGTGCAGGCCCTCGCCGCGCGCGCCGTGCAGGAGACGGGCCGCGTGGACATCGTCGTGAACAATGCCGGGGGCGTGCTGGGACAGGTGGGCCGCCCGCTGGAGGAGATCACGGAGGCGGACTGGCAGGCCATCTTCCGCGTGAACGTGGACGGGGCCTTCTATATGGCGCAGGCGGCGGCCCCCCACATGAAGCGCCAGGGCTGGGGCCGCGTCGTGAACATCAGCTCCGGCGCGGGCCTGGGCGTGAGCCTGACCGGCATCCAGGCCTACGCCAGCGCCAAGGCGGCCCAGATCGGCCTGACCCGGCAGCTCGCGCACGAACTGGGCGAGTGGGGCATCACCGTGAACAACGTGGCTCCCGGCTTCGTGCGCAGCAACCCGACCACCGAACGCCAGTGGGAGAGCTACGGCGAGGAAGGCCAGCGCCGGTTGCTGTCGGGCATCGCCCTGAAGCGCCTGGGCAGCCCCGAGGACATCGCCCACGCCGTGCTGTTCTTCGCCTCCGAACAGGCGGGCTGGATCACCGGACAGGTGCTCAGCGTGGACGGCGGCCGCTGA
- a CDS encoding dipeptidase — MAARWPDPRPGAAPVPQALAPVLALLRARAEESLAELVEFAGIPSVSAQSAHAPDMARAAGWLAARLERAGLEDVALWPTAGHPAVYGHWLGAPEARTVLVYGHYDVQPPEPLELWETPPFTPTVVGDRLYGRGVSDDKGPLLLTVQVLGALLAAQGRLPLNVKVLFEGEEEVGSAHLGELVARRAAELRADFVISADGGMWSADFPSLTVSGRGIAAMEFSVYGPARDLHSGRHGGGLHNPLHAAAALVASLHGEDGRVAVPGFYDGVAELPAEERAALAALPHSDAAYLDQTGAPDVYGEAGYGTLERQWHRPTAEVNGLWGGYTGEGSKTVLPAEAHVKLSCRLVPGQDPEDVLGKLAAHLRARTPPGVRLELRPGDHTGRAYALAPDHPGRRAALNVLRDVYGQPALEVGMGGSIPILDTFRSVLGLETLLFSFAVGDENIHAPNEFFRIGRLYEGQEAWARLLWALGDGG, encoded by the coding sequence ATGGCCGCGCGCTGGCCGGACCCCCGGCCCGGTGCCGCGCCCGTCCCGCAGGCCCTGGCCCCGGTCCTGGCCCTCCTGCGCGCGCGGGCAGAGGAGTCCCTGGCCGAACTGGTCGAGTTCGCCGGTATCCCCAGCGTCAGCGCCCAGAGCGCCCACGCGCCCGACATGGCGCGCGCGGCGGGCTGGCTCGCGGCGCGTCTGGAACGCGCGGGGCTGGAGGACGTGGCCCTCTGGCCGACCGCCGGGCACCCGGCCGTCTACGGTCACTGGCTGGGCGCCCCGGAGGCGCGGACCGTCCTCGTGTACGGGCACTACGACGTGCAGCCGCCCGAGCCGCTGGAGTTGTGGGAGACGCCGCCCTTCACGCCCACCGTCGTCGGTGACCGGCTCTACGGCCGGGGGGTCAGCGACGACAAGGGTCCGCTGCTGCTCACCGTGCAGGTGCTCGGCGCGCTCCTGGCCGCGCAGGGCCGCCTGCCCCTGAACGTGAAGGTGCTGTTCGAGGGCGAGGAGGAGGTCGGCAGCGCGCACCTGGGCGAGCTGGTGGCGCGGCGCGCGGCCGAACTGAGGGCCGACTTCGTGATCAGCGCCGACGGCGGCATGTGGAGCGCCGACTTCCCTTCGCTGACGGTCAGCGGGCGCGGCATCGCGGCGATGGAATTCAGCGTGTACGGCCCGGCGCGCGACCTGCATTCCGGGCGGCACGGCGGGGGGCTGCATAACCCCCTGCACGCCGCCGCCGCCCTGGTCGCCAGCCTGCACGGCGAGGACGGGCGCGTGGCGGTGCCCGGCTTCTACGACGGCGTGGCCGAACTGCCCGCCGAGGAGCGCGCCGCCCTGGCCGCCCTGCCCCACAGTGACGCGGCCTACTTGGACCAGACCGGGGCCCCCGACGTGTACGGCGAGGCCGGATACGGCACCCTGGAGCGGCAGTGGCACCGCCCGACGGCCGAGGTCAACGGCCTGTGGGGCGGGTATACCGGCGAGGGCAGCAAGACGGTGCTGCCCGCCGAGGCCCACGTGAAACTCAGCTGCCGGCTGGTGCCCGGTCAGGACCCGGAAGACGTGCTGGGCAAGCTCGCTGCCCACCTGCGGGCACGGACCCCGCCGGGCGTGCGTCTGGAGCTGCGGCCCGGCGACCACACCGGGCGGGCCTACGCCCTGGCCCCGGACCATCCGGGCCGCCGCGCTGCCCTGAACGTGCTGCGGGACGTGTACGGCCAGCCCGCCCTGGAGGTCGGCATGGGCGGCAGCATCCCCATTCTGGACACCTTCCGCTCGGTGCTGGGGCTTGAAACCCTGCTGTTCAGCTTCGCGGTGGGCGACGAGAACATCCACGCGCCGAACGAATTTTTCCGCATCGGGCGGCTCTACGAGGGCCAGGAGGCCTGGGCGCGCCTGCTGTGGGCGCTGGGCGACGGTGGATAG
- a CDS encoding RraA family protein — MDSPALAALAEALHRALPGRDLTCDLSDALGQAEPPQVGALPPGFRPLHAGRPFAGLAVTAQPQDTELGAVYAALEQAPAGSVLVVAGTATHAFWGERTTRAAQARGVRAAVLAGACRDVNAVRHLGFPVVCTGVTPGAGPRRVGGAVQVPVTLGGVPVRPGDLVVGDDSGVVVVPAARALRLVPALLRDLPPAFLSVPSRPDRSSP, encoded by the coding sequence GTGGATAGCCCGGCGCTGGCGGCCCTGGCCGAGGCGCTGCACCGGGCCCTGCCCGGCCGTGACCTGACCTGCGACCTCAGCGACGCCCTGGGCCAGGCAGAGCCCCCGCAGGTCGGCGCGTTGCCACCCGGCTTCCGGCCCCTGCACGCGGGGCGGCCCTTCGCGGGGCTGGCGGTCACGGCCCAGCCCCAGGACACCGAACTGGGGGCCGTGTATGCCGCGCTGGAACAGGCCCCGGCGGGCAGCGTCCTCGTCGTCGCGGGGACGGCCACCCACGCCTTCTGGGGCGAACGGACCACCCGGGCGGCCCAGGCGCGGGGCGTGCGCGCCGCCGTGCTGGCCGGAGCCTGCCGCGACGTGAACGCCGTGCGCCACCTGGGATTTCCGGTCGTGTGTACCGGGGTGACGCCGGGGGCCGGACCGCGCCGCGTGGGCGGGGCCGTGCAGGTGCCCGTCACGCTGGGCGGCGTCCCGGTGCGGCCCGGCGATCTGGTCGTCGGGGACGACAGCGGCGTGGTCGTCGTCCCGGCGGCGCGCGCGTTGCGGCTCGTCCCGGCCCTGCTGCGCGACCTGCCCCCCGCCTTCCTTTCCGTCCCTTCTCGACCCGACAGGAGCAGCCCATGA